A single genomic interval of uncultured Desulfobacter sp. harbors:
- a CDS encoding UvrB/UvrC motif-containing protein, which yields MNEAAETLEFEQAAPYRDKIRELKKIKTAQP from the coding sequence ATGAATGAGGCGGCAGAAACCCTGGAATTTGAGCAGGCCGCACCATATCGGGACAAGATCCGGGAATTGAAAAAGATCAAAACAGCCCAGCCATGA
- the trpB gene encoding tryptophan synthase subunit beta translates to MTKNYSCYPNQYPDSTGHFGDYGGSYIPPELQVEMDKITDAYLHICKTHKFIEELRSIRKHYQGRPTPVFHADRLSQLCGGAQIYLKREDLNHTGAHKLNHCMGEALLAKYLGKKKLIAETGAGQHGVALATAAAYFGIDCEIHMGEVDIVKEAPNVIRMKLLGATVVPVSFGLKTLKEAVDSAFQAYLKDPITSIYCIGSVVGPHPFPMMVRDFQAVVGIESREQFLDMTGELPDVVCACVGGGSNAMGMFSGFINDPVKLVGVEPGGRSLNLGDHAATAAFGKPGIIHGFKCYLLQDEKGEPAPVYSIASGLDYPGVGPEHSLMKDDGRISYEIANDIEALDGFYTLSRVEGIIPALESAHAVAYSMKLAKEMGHGSILINLSGRGDKDLDFVTETYGFNLDEAKKSLL, encoded by the coding sequence ATGACAAAAAATTACTCCTGTTATCCCAATCAGTACCCCGATTCAACTGGACACTTTGGCGACTATGGCGGCTCCTATATCCCACCGGAACTGCAGGTGGAGATGGATAAAATTACCGACGCATATTTGCATATCTGTAAAACCCATAAATTTATAGAAGAACTTCGTTCTATCCGTAAGCACTACCAGGGGCGCCCAACTCCGGTATTTCATGCAGACCGTCTTTCACAGCTATGTGGTGGCGCTCAAATCTATCTCAAACGTGAAGATCTCAATCATACCGGTGCCCATAAGCTCAACCATTGTATGGGAGAGGCTCTCCTGGCCAAATATCTGGGCAAAAAAAAGCTTATCGCCGAAACAGGTGCAGGTCAGCATGGGGTTGCCCTGGCAACAGCTGCTGCCTATTTTGGGATAGATTGTGAAATCCATATGGGTGAAGTAGATATAGTCAAAGAAGCACCCAATGTAATTCGGATGAAACTGCTTGGTGCCACTGTGGTTCCTGTCTCCTTTGGTCTTAAAACCCTGAAAGAAGCTGTTGATTCAGCTTTCCAGGCATACTTAAAGGATCCCATCACTTCAATCTACTGTATTGGTTCGGTAGTAGGCCCTCACCCCTTCCCCATGATGGTCAGAGATTTTCAGGCTGTGGTGGGAATCGAGTCCAGAGAACAGTTCCTTGATATGACCGGGGAACTACCGGATGTTGTTTGTGCCTGTGTCGGTGGTGGTTCTAACGCCATGGGTATGTTCTCAGGCTTTATCAACGATCCGGTTAAGCTGGTTGGGGTTGAACCCGGTGGTCGCTCTCTTAACCTTGGTGACCATGCCGCCACAGCAGCCTTTGGCAAGCCTGGAATTATTCATGGCTTTAAATGTTACCTGCTCCAGGACGAGAAGGGCGAGCCGGCTCCAGTCTACTCCATTGCCAGCGGCCTTGATTACCCAGGGGTTGGGCCTGAGCATAGCCTGATGAAAGATGATGGTCGTATCAGCTATGAAATTGCCAATGATATCGAAGCCCTCGATGGTTTCTACACCCTCAGTCGGGTTGAAGGCATTATCCCAGCTCTGGAGAGTGCCCATGCAGTGGCTTATTCTATGAAGCTTGCCAAAGAAATGGGGCATGGTTCCATTCTGATCAATCTCAGTGGCCGAGGTGATAAGGATCTCGACTTTGTTACAGAAACCTATGGTTTCAACCTTGATGAGGCAAAAAAGAGTTTGCTCTAA
- a CDS encoding universal stress protein gives MTLNKILVAFDGSENSFNAVEYVGDIVKHYPISRVLILHVERLPDKDLYPDDETWVSQCKKNEVEMTEKLSLAKQSLIKQGASADVVTDQYFASCKSPFHDTDICTTGRSIGMDILRIREEGNYDTVVIGRRGVSKAEEFLFGSVSTKVVQSAADCTVWVVN, from the coding sequence ATGACGCTTAATAAGATTCTTGTAGCATTTGATGGATCTGAAAATTCTTTCAACGCGGTTGAATATGTAGGTGATATAGTGAAGCATTACCCCATATCCCGAGTTTTAATTCTTCATGTGGAAAGGCTGCCGGATAAGGATCTTTACCCTGATGATGAAACTTGGGTCAGTCAGTGTAAAAAAAATGAAGTTGAGATGACTGAAAAGCTGTCATTGGCAAAGCAAAGTCTCATAAAACAAGGCGCATCTGCTGATGTTGTGACTGATCAATATTTTGCCAGTTGCAAATCGCCATTTCATGATACGGATATATGCACTACCGGACGCAGTATCGGTATGGATATTTTGAGGATCAGGGAAGAAGGAAATTACGATACCGTTGTAATCGGCAGGCGCGGAGTGAGCAAAGCTGAAGAATTTTTGTTTGGCTCGGTTTCGACAAAGGTCGTTCAATCGGCTGCTGATTGTACCGTATGGGTTGTAAACTGA
- a CDS encoding cache domain-containing protein: MIVACTKCGKKYTVDEKNFKQNIMQFKCRACGTVCTLEKPVVSYESVEYSEDIPVAGKAEKNDRIRFGLFPKTIILMLLISLVPVGLLFMITYNETGDRVKQDTQAQMEQATSGLMNHIDEWVDKNKRLLHTAARLESIKSLDAVEQTMVLRTIHDQFPWMYLVFTLDINGMNTARNDGKALKDYSDRAYFRDIINGKSFSWQTLIGKTSKKPALVLAVPITAGGEVVGVLAAAMTTETISQSVAKWTKGKTGFAFLVDENNKVIAHQVKAYVLEEKSLSAYPVFSLSTGKTSGFGEFTDMTGELNIAAFKKNELGWNIVVQQGKNEAYETLLKFQRYILLVFFFTIAIVAIIAWFSARSISKPILEMTDAATRMSLGDLDVEINIESRDEIGMLAKSIVRMQTSLAYAMKRLKKV; this comes from the coding sequence ATGATTGTTGCCTGTACGAAATGTGGTAAAAAATACACGGTTGACGAAAAAAATTTTAAACAAAATATAATGCAGTTTAAATGCAGGGCCTGCGGTACTGTCTGTACTTTAGAAAAACCGGTGGTCAGCTATGAGAGTGTTGAATATTCCGAAGACATCCCCGTGGCAGGCAAAGCAGAAAAAAATGATCGTATCAGGTTCGGGCTCTTTCCCAAGACCATCATCCTCATGCTTCTCATCAGTCTTGTACCGGTCGGGTTATTGTTTATGATAACCTACAATGAAACCGGTGACCGGGTCAAACAAGACACTCAGGCGCAGATGGAGCAAGCCACCTCAGGACTTATGAATCATATTGACGAGTGGGTGGACAAAAACAAACGGCTGCTGCATACAGCTGCCAGGCTCGAATCAATCAAATCCCTGGATGCGGTTGAACAGACAATGGTTTTGAGAACAATACACGACCAATTCCCGTGGATGTATCTTGTTTTTACTCTGGATATAAACGGTATGAACACAGCAAGAAACGATGGGAAAGCCTTGAAGGATTACTCGGACAGGGCGTATTTCAGGGATATCATAAACGGTAAGTCCTTTTCATGGCAGACGTTGATTGGGAAAACCTCAAAGAAACCTGCGCTTGTCCTGGCCGTTCCCATTACTGCCGGAGGGGAGGTGGTTGGTGTGCTCGCCGCCGCAATGACCACTGAAACCATTTCACAATCCGTTGCAAAATGGACAAAGGGTAAAACCGGTTTTGCCTTTCTTGTGGATGAAAACAATAAGGTAATCGCCCACCAGGTAAAGGCGTATGTGCTTGAAGAGAAGAGCCTTTCCGCCTATCCGGTCTTTTCTTTATCTACAGGAAAGACATCCGGGTTCGGAGAATTCACGGACATGACAGGGGAACTGAACATTGCCGCCTTCAAAAAGAATGAACTAGGTTGGAACATTGTTGTCCAGCAAGGAAAAAACGAAGCTTACGAAACGCTGTTGAAATTCCAGAGGTATATTCTCCTGGTTTTTTTCTTTACCATTGCGATTGTGGCAATTATCGCCTGGTTTTCTGCAAGGTCAATCAGCAAGCCGATCCTGGAGATGACGGATGCGGCAACCCGAATGAGCCTTGGAGATCTTGATGTTGAGATCAATATAGAATCCAGAGATGAGATTGGAATGCTTGCCAAGTCAATTGTCAGAATGCAGACCAGCCTTGCATATGCCATGAAGCGGCTGAAAAAGGTCTGA
- a CDS encoding serine/threonine protein kinase — MSSDVKKLIHKYMPDSPMSRFGKIFTDSTEFMSIDYSDVMKLGNEHFLVLKNEQERRFGLVDPKYWVKRVKHLESGKSQILKLAFYETFPMHIGPFEIKCFRSPRKEARILDLVKGDMRFMQGYSKDDVAGNNVRVLDIIRGKRLDVVVHDIPVDHKTYFYEYFPDILEKFMGACEAIGFLHRHDEKHGDVRRDHLWVESGTGEYRWIDFDYAFELYENPFGLDLFGLGNILVYLVGKANLTMQTLLELGTENTILNTLNSDDYSVVIGNRVVNVKKIYNYIPNSLNNILMHLSPSSSVFYESVDEMLVDMNKSLKEIRSL, encoded by the coding sequence ATGAGTAGTGACGTTAAAAAACTTATCCATAAGTATATGCCTGATTCCCCAATGTCCCGTTTTGGGAAGATTTTCACTGATTCGACTGAATTTATGAGTATTGATTACAGTGATGTCATGAAACTTGGAAATGAGCATTTTCTTGTACTTAAAAATGAGCAGGAGCGCCGATTTGGTTTGGTTGACCCGAAATATTGGGTAAAGCGCGTTAAGCATCTTGAATCCGGTAAGTCTCAGATTTTAAAATTAGCCTTTTATGAAACGTTTCCAATGCATATTGGGCCGTTCGAAATTAAGTGCTTTAGAAGTCCTCGTAAAGAAGCTAGAATCTTAGATCTTGTTAAAGGGGACATGCGTTTCATGCAGGGATATTCTAAAGATGACGTAGCAGGAAATAATGTCAGGGTCTTGGATATCATTCGCGGAAAGCGGCTTGACGTTGTGGTGCACGATATCCCGGTCGATCATAAAACGTATTTTTATGAATATTTTCCTGATATACTTGAGAAGTTTATGGGTGCCTGCGAAGCAATCGGTTTTTTGCACCGCCACGATGAAAAACATGGTGATGTCCGGCGTGATCACTTGTGGGTTGAAAGTGGAACCGGAGAATATCGGTGGATCGACTTTGATTATGCGTTTGAGCTTTACGAAAATCCCTTCGGTCTGGATCTTTTCGGATTAGGAAACATTCTTGTCTATCTTGTCGGTAAAGCAAATCTTACTATGCAGACGTTGCTGGAACTTGGAACGGAAAATACTATTCTCAATACACTGAATTCAGATGATTACTCTGTAGTTATAGGCAACCGTGTCGTTAATGTGAAGAAAATATATAATTATATTCCAAACTCATTAAATAATATCTTGATGCATTTATCACCTTCAAGTTCGGTTTTCTATGAGTCGGTAGATGAAATGCTGGTTGATATGAATAAAAGTTTAAAAGAGATTCGGTCTTTATAA
- a CDS encoding DEAD/DEAH box helicase, with the protein MSFDELGLRADLLKAVKSKGYTEPTPIQTRVIPVILKGRDVLASAQTGTGKTDAFALPLVDILSREWVKKRHPRALVLAPTRELALQVGESFKAYGRRVSIRCTVVHGGVNIAPQIDRLKRGIDILVATPGRLLDLARHRSLNLSSIEFLVFDEADRMLDLGFKEEISQILELVPEDRRTMLFSATYTQEIRDLAKIMLDNPKYIEVTPGRKAAEAIEQKVHLVEQTDKRALLIHLIIQQAWTQALVFVRTKHGANKLTEKLADKKISAAALHGNKSQSFRTRTLKKFKNGEIRILVASDVAARGLDITNLPYVVNYDMPGAAEDYIHRIGRTGRAGVRGIAISLVSNNEKPQLKAIEKLLGQKIPRQEVSGFTHGGAVPDFVLLRPKDEASERKADKKTKEIVNGRKSQKKLSKFRPEKSRSKKSGAKSGVNISKKSGSRGKRR; encoded by the coding sequence ATGTCATTTGATGAACTCGGCCTCAGGGCTGATCTGCTGAAAGCAGTTAAATCCAAGGGATATACAGAACCAACCCCCATCCAGACACGGGTGATTCCCGTGATACTAAAGGGTCGGGATGTCCTTGCCAGTGCCCAGACAGGAACGGGGAAAACAGATGCCTTTGCCCTGCCCCTGGTTGATATACTCAGTCGAGAGTGGGTGAAGAAAAGACACCCCAGGGCCCTTGTCCTGGCCCCCACCCGGGAACTTGCCCTCCAGGTGGGAGAAAGTTTCAAAGCATATGGCAGACGAGTGTCCATCCGGTGTACCGTGGTCCACGGCGGGGTGAACATCGCCCCCCAGATTGATCGACTCAAGCGGGGGATTGATATTCTTGTGGCCACACCGGGACGGTTGTTGGATCTTGCCAGGCACAGGTCCTTGAACCTGTCCTCCATCGAGTTTCTGGTTTTTGACGAGGCTGACAGAATGCTGGACCTGGGGTTTAAAGAGGAGATTTCCCAGATTCTTGAACTGGTGCCTGAAGACCGCAGAACCATGCTTTTTTCAGCCACCTATACCCAGGAAATCCGGGATCTGGCAAAGATCATGCTGGACAACCCAAAATATATTGAGGTGACCCCGGGCAGAAAGGCGGCAGAAGCCATTGAACAGAAGGTGCATCTGGTGGAGCAGACAGATAAACGGGCCCTGCTCATTCATCTGATTATTCAGCAGGCGTGGACCCAGGCCCTGGTTTTTGTCCGTACCAAACACGGTGCAAACAAGCTCACTGAAAAATTGGCAGACAAAAAGATTTCAGCGGCCGCTCTCCACGGAAACAAGAGCCAGTCTTTCAGAACACGGACCCTGAAGAAATTTAAGAACGGGGAGATTCGTATCCTTGTGGCCTCAGATGTGGCAGCCAGGGGCCTGGATATAACCAATTTGCCTTATGTGGTCAACTATGACATGCCTGGGGCTGCTGAAGATTATATCCACCGTATCGGACGTACCGGGCGGGCCGGGGTTCGTGGAATTGCCATCTCCCTGGTCAGCAACAATGAAAAACCCCAGCTTAAAGCCATTGAAAAACTGCTGGGTCAGAAAATCCCCAGGCAGGAAGTCAGCGGTTTTACCCATGGCGGTGCGGTGCCTGATTTTGTTTTGCTGCGGCCCAAGGATGAAGCCAGTGAAAGAAAGGCTGACAAGAAGACAAAAGAGATTGTCAATGGCCGCAAGTCCCAGAAAAAATTGTCAAAATTCAGACCAGAGAAATCAAGATCAAAAAAATCAGGTGCAAAAAGTGGTGTCAACATATCCAAAAAAAGCGGTTCCAGGGGCAAACGGAGATAG
- a CDS encoding zinc-dependent alcohol dehydrogenase family protein: MKAMILKKLGLFAENQTPLDLVDLPVPVPGNDEILVKVSVCGVCHTELDEIEGRSAPPVLPVILGHQVVGQVETAGKHVKGFQLGDRVGIAWIYSACRTCEFCLAGNENLCKDFKATGKDANGGYAEYMVIPEHFAVPVPDGLKDTETAPLLCAGAIGYRSLRLTGLKNGQNIGLTGFGASGHLVLKLVRLQYPDAKVFVFARNSVEREFAKELGAVWAGDTAEASPELLDSVIDTTPAWKPVVEAMKNLKPGGRLVINAIRKEEMDKDYLLELDYPAHLWMEKEIKSVANICHKDVVEFLTLAERFGIRPEVEEFALEDANQALAALKKGTIRGAKVLKIG; this comes from the coding sequence ATGAAAGCCATGATCTTGAAAAAACTTGGTCTTTTTGCTGAAAACCAGACGCCTCTGGATTTGGTTGATCTGCCCGTTCCTGTTCCAGGAAATGACGAAATTTTGGTTAAGGTATCTGTCTGCGGAGTTTGCCATACTGAACTGGATGAAATTGAAGGCAGATCTGCACCGCCGGTTCTGCCTGTTATTTTGGGACACCAGGTGGTGGGACAGGTTGAAACCGCCGGTAAACATGTTAAAGGTTTTCAACTTGGTGACCGGGTTGGGATTGCATGGATTTACTCCGCCTGCCGGACATGTGAATTCTGTCTGGCCGGCAATGAGAACCTGTGCAAGGATTTCAAGGCCACAGGGAAGGATGCCAATGGCGGGTATGCAGAATATATGGTCATTCCAGAGCACTTTGCCGTCCCTGTTCCGGATGGGCTTAAGGATACGGAGACTGCGCCACTTTTATGTGCAGGTGCAATCGGGTACCGCTCTTTGAGATTAACAGGGCTTAAGAATGGGCAGAATATCGGGCTGACCGGGTTTGGCGCTTCGGGACATCTGGTATTAAAGCTGGTCAGGTTACAATATCCTGATGCAAAAGTGTTTGTCTTTGCCAGAAATTCTGTAGAGAGAGAATTTGCAAAAGAGCTTGGGGCTGTTTGGGCCGGGGATACGGCAGAAGCGTCACCGGAACTGCTGGACTCTGTTATTGACACCACACCGGCCTGGAAACCGGTTGTTGAGGCAATGAAAAACCTTAAACCCGGCGGACGGCTGGTCATCAATGCCATCAGGAAAGAAGAGATGGATAAGGATTACCTTTTAGAACTGGATTATCCAGCTCATCTTTGGATGGAAAAAGAGATCAAGAGCGTGGCCAATATCTGCCATAAGGATGTCGTAGAATTTTTAACCCTGGCTGAGCGGTTTGGCATCCGGCCGGAGGTTGAGGAATTTGCACTTGAAGATGCTAACCAGGCCCTGGCAGCGTTGAAAAAAGGGACCATCAGGGGAGCAAAGGTCCTGAAGATAGGCTGA
- a CDS encoding transposase, with product MTQRGNGNRREQTFFSDQDYKSYLALMAEWCVKYKVEIWAYCLMPNLIHLIAVPETR from the coding sequence ATGACACAAAGGGGAAATGGAAATAGACGAGAGCAAACATTTTTTAGCGATCAAGACTATAAATCATATCTGGCTTTGATGGCGGAATGGTGCGTTAAATATAAGGTCGAAATATGGGCCTATTGCCTGATGCCCAATCTCATCCATCTGATTGCAGTTCCTGAAACTCGATGA
- a CDS encoding class I SAM-dependent methyltransferase translates to MSNLRTGRQKYYNIFSHFYDLFIKLHSHNYGEETRKFLVDSAQLDKKTHPRVLDICCGTGSVVLAFAKKSPEIQTVGYDFSLGMLHKAKQKDVSGQTVFINGDAARLSFNDDCFDVVCCSHALYELKNQVRTRALLEMKRVVKPDGLVLIMEHEVPRKRFIKMLFYIRMLSMGLKDSQEFLKQGTAPFEKIFDNVTLSHTISGKSKLIICRKE, encoded by the coding sequence ATGTCAAATTTACGAACAGGCCGGCAAAAATATTATAATATTTTTTCTCATTTTTATGATCTTTTTATAAAACTTCATTCCCATAATTATGGAGAAGAGACGCGCAAATTCCTGGTAGATTCAGCTCAATTGGATAAAAAGACTCACCCCAGGGTGCTGGATATATGCTGTGGTACCGGGTCGGTTGTGTTGGCGTTTGCCAAAAAATCCCCTGAGATTCAGACTGTTGGGTATGATTTTTCCCTTGGTATGCTGCATAAGGCAAAACAGAAAGATGTATCCGGTCAAACGGTTTTTATTAACGGAGATGCAGCAAGACTGTCCTTTAATGATGATTGTTTTGATGTTGTCTGCTGCTCCCATGCGCTATACGAGTTGAAAAATCAGGTGAGGACAAGGGCGCTTTTAGAAATGAAACGGGTCGTTAAGCCGGACGGACTGGTATTGATTATGGAGCATGAAGTCCCCAGGAAACGATTCATAAAAATGCTGTTTTATATCCGGATGCTGTCAATGGGGCTAAAGGATTCCCAGGAATTTTTAAAACAGGGTACTGCCCCATTTGAGAAAATTTTTGACAATGTTACCTTGTCGCACACGATATCAGGCAAAAGCAAATTAATCATTTGCCGCAAAGAATAA
- a CDS encoding CHAT domain-containing protein, with amino-acid sequence MCGQKWYRITVRHFIFITSLLFGLVAWSPLNSAAANVNEARSLQETAIERIERYVDHFRRTFDRKSLRHELIRAQDELEDSIRIFGLGGVQKEAAYSLVKLGDIRRYLDNWDSAISTYEQAARLARDAGAPAVECKALLGISRAYLYGKKTAGPAFEIMHHALPLAQKVDDPTYIFDAWDLLAQIQLTQGDYIGAADSISRAFYVQDAIKDDKLLYYGYLDRADVYQKFAEKCDYQRDFNPCLDAVDRARRDYQAALALARKLQWAGLAGQTQKFIQRLEIRKQMIQRQQSMHKLMIESRIFSPRNADDVGVSEHFTAGKNPHLTGLFAWLENQGGMPPLTDARGAYIKGLLNESAGNSDEALEWYLRATDLLEEDRGFLFDESARGAYVEDKVEFYNTAILHLLDQRRMQDAFNLMERSRSRVMSDLIATKDIAMSSPRERLLYADRLQLHGRIAQIQACLYALRNGKQVAPTCSKVTELKAAAGKADRGIALVEGDGAEPAIDNSGINISDLENVLKRLQDQYNAVHDRMVRETPRLARLVKSEPVTLGKLQKTLAGDGSEMIMYLSLESQVIVWHIGPDSIYVRSVFLPRSVLKDKIERLRKTLLDPRHPYDTSLAHELFLYLIAPVLNRIKSDHLVIVPHEDLHYLPFQALQMELPNGFLGEAYQISYAPSATILASLAPSTALEKPSLLAVADPSLRYAPAEVHAIGERFSGHVTADRLPTETEVKAWMPAKGLVHLAVHGSFAADEPLLSYLHLNPGKSDDGRLTAAEMYGLPLDSARLVVLSACETGNVRATHASEVIGMMRGLIFAGADALLLSAWKIDDKATAEWMQAFYAAAISKPPTEAARAAVRDLRRKPAYQHPFYWSPFLLISR; translated from the coding sequence ATGTGCGGACAAAAATGGTACCGAATTACAGTCAGACATTTTATATTCATAACAAGCCTTTTATTTGGTTTGGTTGCCTGGTCCCCCTTGAACAGTGCCGCCGCCAACGTCAATGAGGCCCGTTCGTTACAGGAGACGGCTATTGAGCGAATCGAGCGCTATGTAGACCACTTTAGACGAACGTTTGATCGCAAGTCGTTGCGTCACGAACTGATCCGGGCCCAGGACGAACTTGAGGACAGCATTCGTATTTTTGGTCTTGGCGGTGTTCAGAAAGAGGCGGCGTATTCACTGGTAAAGCTTGGCGATATCCGCCGTTACCTCGACAACTGGGATTCCGCCATCAGCACCTATGAACAGGCAGCACGCCTGGCGCGTGATGCGGGTGCCCCTGCCGTTGAATGCAAAGCTCTGCTCGGTATTTCACGCGCCTATCTGTACGGCAAAAAGACGGCGGGACCGGCATTCGAGATCATGCATCACGCACTGCCGCTGGCGCAAAAGGTCGATGACCCCACCTATATATTTGATGCCTGGGATCTGTTGGCTCAGATTCAGCTGACCCAGGGGGACTATATCGGGGCCGCGGATTCGATAAGCCGGGCGTTTTACGTCCAGGATGCGATTAAGGATGACAAGCTTCTTTATTACGGCTACCTGGATCGAGCCGATGTTTATCAAAAATTTGCAGAAAAATGTGACTATCAGCGTGACTTCAATCCCTGCCTGGATGCAGTCGATAGAGCGCGAAGAGATTATCAGGCGGCCCTGGCGCTGGCCAGAAAACTGCAATGGGCCGGGCTCGCCGGGCAGACGCAGAAATTCATCCAGCGTTTGGAGATTCGCAAGCAAATGATTCAAAGGCAACAGAGCATGCACAAGCTCATGATTGAAAGCAGGATATTTTCACCACGTAACGCAGATGACGTGGGCGTCAGCGAGCACTTTACCGCAGGGAAAAATCCGCACCTGACAGGTTTGTTTGCCTGGCTCGAAAACCAGGGCGGGATGCCTCCTTTGACGGATGCACGGGGTGCTTATATAAAAGGGCTGCTCAACGAAAGCGCTGGAAATAGCGACGAGGCGCTCGAGTGGTACCTGCGCGCAACCGATCTGCTGGAAGAGGATCGGGGATTTCTTTTCGACGAAAGCGCGCGCGGCGCTTACGTGGAAGATAAAGTTGAATTCTATAACACGGCCATATTGCATCTGCTTGATCAACGACGGATGCAGGACGCATTCAATCTGATGGAGCGCTCGCGTTCGCGGGTCATGTCGGACTTGATTGCAACCAAGGATATCGCGATGTCTTCACCTCGTGAACGCTTGCTCTACGCTGACAGGCTGCAGCTGCATGGCCGAATCGCACAAATTCAGGCATGCCTCTATGCTTTGCGAAACGGAAAGCAGGTGGCACCGACCTGCAGCAAGGTGACCGAGCTTAAAGCCGCCGCCGGAAAAGCCGACCGGGGGATCGCATTGGTCGAAGGAGACGGTGCAGAGCCCGCTATAGATAATTCCGGCATAAATATTTCCGATTTGGAAAATGTCCTCAAGCGGCTGCAGGATCAGTACAATGCCGTTCACGATCGTATGGTAAGAGAAACACCGAGGCTGGCTCGCTTGGTGAAATCCGAACCCGTGACCCTGGGCAAGTTGCAAAAGACACTGGCCGGCGACGGCAGTGAAATGATCATGTATTTGTCCTTGGAAAGTCAGGTTATCGTGTGGCACATAGGACCTGATTCGATATATGTACGCTCCGTATTTCTGCCGCGTTCGGTATTGAAGGACAAAATCGAACGTCTCCGAAAAACCCTGCTCGATCCAAGGCATCCCTACGATACGTCGCTTGCTCACGAATTGTTTCTTTATCTCATAGCACCTGTTTTGAACAGGATAAAGTCCGATCATTTGGTCATTGTGCCGCACGAGGACTTGCATTATCTGCCGTTTCAAGCCTTGCAGATGGAATTGCCGAATGGATTTCTCGGTGAAGCATACCAGATCAGCTATGCACCCAGCGCAACGATACTGGCATCCCTGGCGCCGTCGACGGCACTTGAAAAACCCAGCCTTCTAGCTGTTGCAGACCCTTCACTCCGTTATGCACCTGCCGAGGTTCACGCGATCGGAGAACGTTTTTCCGGCCATGTAACGGCGGATCGCCTGCCGACGGAAACCGAGGTCAAGGCCTGGATGCCGGCTAAGGGTCTGGTGCATCTGGCCGTGCACGGAAGCTTTGCGGCTGACGAGCCGCTTTTGTCTTACCTGCATTTGAATCCAGGAAAAAGCGATGATGGTCGTTTAACGGCGGCCGAAATGTACGGATTGCCGCTTGATTCCGCCAGGCTCGTGGTGCTCAGCGCCTGTGAAACCGGCAATGTTAGAGCGACGCATGCCAGTGAGGTGATCGGCATGATGCGTGGCCTCATTTTTGCGGGTGCCGACGCCCTGCTTCTTTCCGCCTGGAAAATTGATGACAAAGCAACAGCCGAGTGGATGCAGGCATTCTACGCCGCCGCAATTTCAAAGCCTCCGACCGAAGCAGCCCGGGCGGCGGTGAGAGATCTGCGGCGGAAACCGGCTTATCAACATCCATTTTACTGGAGTCCGTTTTTGTTAATCAGCAGGTAG
- a CDS encoding alpha/beta hydrolase: MKQVIQIIAMAIACYGMIVAVLYFFQEKMLFFPMGQAFGNCRQMERYGAEAISSNGIRYYLKRTESAESWIIVFHGNAGNACDRTYFFDLLTGLKSHVVLCEYPGYGGDNRKPGEKIILEQALMLVKEIKSQKIKTGNDKHLPVFLLGESLGTGVATWVSSQTPVSGLILISTYTAIVDVAKHHYPWLPVQYLLRHRFEASAWASETTTPAILFHGIEDDIIPIKFARKQVKHFRSDAELFEIEQCGHNDIVDTGKMLLKKEINRFVSAAGG, from the coding sequence ATGAAACAGGTCATTCAGATAATTGCGATGGCGATAGCCTGCTATGGTATGATCGTAGCGGTACTTTATTTTTTCCAGGAAAAAATGCTGTTTTTCCCCATGGGCCAGGCCTTTGGGAATTGCCGTCAGATGGAACGATACGGGGCGGAGGCCATTAGCTCAAATGGGATTCGCTATTATTTAAAACGGACAGAATCTGCTGAAAGCTGGATCATCGTTTTTCACGGCAATGCCGGGAACGCCTGTGACCGAACTTATTTTTTCGATCTGTTGACCGGTCTGAAATCCCATGTGGTGTTATGCGAATATCCCGGATACGGGGGAGACAACCGGAAACCGGGTGAAAAGATAATCCTTGAACAGGCACTGATGCTGGTCAAAGAAATCAAAAGCCAGAAGATCAAAACCGGAAACGATAAACATCTTCCAGTCTTTCTTTTGGGGGAGTCCCTGGGAACCGGTGTGGCCACATGGGTTTCCTCACAGACGCCGGTATCCGGGCTTATCCTGATTTCAACCTACACAGCCATCGTTGATGTCGCCAAGCACCACTATCCGTGGCTTCCGGTTCAATATCTGTTGAGACACCGGTTTGAGGCATCGGCCTGGGCATCTGAAACCACCACCCCTGCGATTCTTTTTCACGGGATTGAGGATGATATTATCCCCATCAAATTTGCCAGAAAACAGGTTAAGCACTTTAGATCAGATGCAGAACTGTTTGAAATCGAACAGTGCGGTCACAATGATATTGTTGATACCGGAAAAATGTTGCTAAAAAAGGAAATCAATCGCTTTGTTTCGGCAGCCGGAGGATGA